One Coffea arabica cultivar ET-39 chromosome 5e, Coffea Arabica ET-39 HiFi, whole genome shotgun sequence DNA segment encodes these proteins:
- the LOC140006859 gene encoding uncharacterized protein, whose product MERSGGGRQRPEWSFADSRGLVNGNNLIDIEYEDKPWTWGSHWDGQEIRQRLDRALANQEWAQTFEIAKCTHIEKEASDHSLLMIDTMPKRRKEGRRFYFDKRWAQNQQVEEVISGAWDKPQQGSKMFSLARKIKNCKTSLIDWSKASKTNFGKEIKALKQQIMEAKNGKYEKNKGIIAELRLKLSQAYKQEEIYWA is encoded by the coding sequence ATGGAGAGAAGTGGGGGGGGAAGACAGAGACCTGAGTGGAGCTTTGCTGATTCTAGGGGGTTAGTAAATGGGAATAACTTGATAGATATAGAATACGAAGATAAGCCTTGGACCTGGGGTTCCCATTGGGATGGTCAGGAGATTAGACAAAGACTAGATCGAGCACTTGCAAACCAGGAATGGGCCCAAACGTTTGAAATAGCAAAGTGCACCCATATAGAAAAAGAGGCATCCGACCATAGCCTGCTCATGATTGATACAATgccaaaaagaagaaaggaagggaGGCGTTTTTATTTTGATAAAAGATGGGCACAAAACCAGCAGGTTGAGGAAGTGATAAGCGGAGCCTGGGACAAACCTCAACAAGGATCTAAAATGTTCAGTCTAGCTAGAAAGATAAAGAACTGTAAGACAAGCTTAATAGACTGGAGTAAGGCAAGTAAGACAAACTTTGGGAAAGAGATAAAAGCGTTAAAGCAACAGATCATGGAAGCAAAAAATGGAAAGTATGAAAAGAACAAGGGGATCATTGCTGAACTGAGGTTGAAGCTAAGTCAAGCTtacaaacaagaggagattTACTGGGCATAA